Part of the Salminus brasiliensis chromosome 2, fSalBra1.hap2, whole genome shotgun sequence genome, ACAATCAGGGTGTTTGCCAGCCAGATTGAGGACTAATCTCTCAACTATTTACCGGATATCAGCAGTAATACAGCACCCAAGTAAAGTCCCTCTGTTCCATAAGCAAGTAGCTAAAAAAGAAAAGGCCTGTCCAAGCAGAGGACTGTGTCTACAGGATATCGGAATTCTtagtcatttatatatatttgatttcagacacagaaacacactaaTTTACACTATAGACCTGCAAAACATGCATGTAAACCATTTCCCGTCACATTCCTCTGGCTCTAGCAGTCCTTACATAACAGTTTTGTCGGTCTATGGGAAAGACTACATCTTACTCTTGCCCCTGCTCAGGAATTGGTGGATCTGGGCCAAAAATCACAGAggtcctctcatctcctctggGTCAGACAGGTCAGCAGTCATGGGAGTGGACCTTCCTGTGTTCTAATCAGCTATTGTTCCCTTTAACACTGACTGATTGCTGAACTGTTCCTCTGAGTAATCAGAAGGGTGGCCAGTAGGGCAAAGACAAAAGACGGCACTCCCTATCAAGAAAGCATAAGCCATTAGGCAGTGAAAGTTGAGATTATGAGGGTGTAAAGATGCGTATATGCTTTATTATGAACAATTGTTCATTtgcagtttaaccccttaacgcagcaagGCTAATCACACATTAAGACATATtatacagtaactacagggacttctgtacaaactggtgttTTATTCTTTGgttatagaagtttgtaatgacaCTTTCTGCCCACCAGCGGCTGATAGCTTCTTATCCACGAGATACATTGACAATTTGAATTTATTCTTTCATCTGGGGTCAAGTTTGTGATGCCAACAGTCAAGCAAAACGTCTCTAAACTGGTTCAAATGGcctaaatatgttttaaataacCTATAAACCAGTACATACCAATGTGAACAGATGTAATCTTTATGTCGGTACAGATTATTTGATATGGCACATGTCCCTCTGTGTGGGCAGGTTGATAGCTGGGCTCTTGGGGTGTTGCTGTACACTCTGGTGTATGGCACAATGCCTTTTGATGGAGGAGATCACAAAAGACTCATCCGGCAAATCAGCAACGGGGAGTACAGGGAACCACCACAGTCATCAGGTATGCATGCTCGCGGCATTTGCTTCTTTCAGTGAGGTTTGATGATCTGGTCAAAAATTATTACATAACTTATTATGACACCCAAAACTTTATTGGATTTGTCATGGCAGGTTAGCTGAACTTTTAGCATACCTATAAAACATGCTACATGCTACTGGTACATGTATTGTACCAGTCATAATGGAGTTTTATTTTGCTCCATACTTCTGTACATTTAACAGTACAAGATGAAACCAATGCACGTGTACTATATTTACCAGGACTTTTATCAGTTTGTGATGAAACTCCCTTTGCCTGTCAGATAAAGACATTGTGTTGAGGTTGTGTAATTTGTTTTTGGTAAAATTATAAGCAGTGTACATTAAAAGTTTTTGATCAGTGCAGATTGTTAATCTCAGATTGTTGTCTGTGTATTAGATGCTCGTGGCCTAATCCGCTGGATGCTAATGGTAAACCCGGACCGCCGCGCCACAGTGGAGGACATCGCCAACCACTGGTGGGTGAACTGGGGCTggaaaacaagtgtgtgtgactgccAGACTCAGCGAGAGAACAGCTCGCCCATGCTGGCCCGCTTTATTGACTGGCAGAACCGCACCGACACCCagcctggcaaagcagctcatACTGATATTGTTGCCAACACCACTGGACTCACTCCAGCCCGGCGACTCCGGAAGTCCTCGAAGGAGAATGACGGAGGCACAAGGGCCGTTACGGAAGAGAAGCCAGGCCTTAAAAGACCCAAAGGCATCCTAAAGACACGGGCCAGCAGCGGAGATCAGCGCTCACAGAGCTTGTGTGAAGTGGAACTGCGCCGCTCCATCTGTTACCAGGATGTAGAGGTTACATCCAGTCCGGAGAGAGAGGACACTCTAGGCGGCTCACCAGCCAAAATAATGCCCTCCCTGCCCAAAAAGGGCATCCTGAAGAACAACCAGCAGCGTGAATCTGGCTATTACTCATCCCCTGAGCGCAGTGAGTCTTCCGAACTGCTAGGGGGCAGCGTGGTGCTCCCTCCAAATGGCTCGCCACCTAAGAGGGCAGCTCGTAAGGGCATACTGAAGAGGAACGGGAAGTACTCCGCTCACAGCGCCCTCTCAAGCATGGGTGTTCATGGGGAAAGTCATGTACCGGACTCGGGCCTTTCTCGGAGCCAGAGCAGACCCTCCAGCATTGTGAGTGAGGAGATGGGGCTCTCTATTGGCATGGACTGGCCGCACACTTCACCCAATCCCAACATCAGGGGTTGCCTGTCGGCCGAGGACCTGCTGCAGATGGCCGGCTTCAGGGGCCTCCAGGCGGCCGTCCCTCTTCACGGGGCAAAGGTGAACCGCAGTCCCCCTGGATCTCCTGGAGACAATGGAAGCTTCTCACTGCTTGGGGACCTGGACGATGTGACTCAAGTGTACCAGCAAGCATTGAACATTAGCAACCAGCTGAGCTagaggaggagagagtgtgTTTCAGAGAGCATGGGCTACATGTTCTCACCTTTGTCCAATAAGCATTTCTGACCCACAAGTGAACAACAAGTGAACATATGTGAAAAGCCAATGGGAAAGTGGCGGAAGCTTTCAGCACGGACTTGATGGACTTGACGTGCTGGACCATCCATCCAATCACTGACATTGTACAGCATTGTTATGTTTACACACTGAGAGAAGGGAAATCTGAGGCTTCAGATCTAAACTGGTATTTGATGCTCTCACATTCAACTCAGTGTCCATGCGGAATGAAGCAAGCACCTTACTGACATAGTGTCCTCCTCAGCACAATACATCAGGATATGACTGTCAGTATATAAGGCACAGAATATTTTGGTAGACTATTACAGGGGTTTATTTCTCATTTAGGTTTTGGTTATATCACATCACAGAGTACTTGGCCACAAAAAATAATCAGTCATTCTCAGTACAGGTACAGGAGCCACATCTTGGACTTTAGATCACATATAAAATATGTGAGGGCAAAGAAGGTGACGAAACATCTTCCATCTCTAGAACCTGACAATAGTACAttgtattataaataaaaatgtaaatattaggcACAAGATCAGGAAGAAAAAGCCTGTTAAACTCCATAAATCAATTGTGTGGACACACTATATGACCGTCTTGCAAAGCGAATAACTGTCATTAACAGTTATTCTGAAGTGTGCCTCCTAAAACACTGTCAAAGCTCATGTCTAAAGCTCTATTCTTATCTCTAATTCTTATTCTTTTTGCTCAAGGATCCTCCAACATGAGGAATATTTTGAGCAACAGAAAACTTCAGATCTATTTTAGACTGTCAACCTCATAAGGACTTAACTGCTCCATAACAATAATACTTGTAGGGCTCAAAGGCTGTGTCAGTGTTATAGCGAGGGGACTTTTAGGACTTTAGCATGGCACAAACACTGCTGCTTTTATATCCACACCTTTTAAATGTGGTCTTCGTAGTGGGTGGACAGGGTGTGAGCTGTGGAGAAAATACAGTGCAGGAACACCCTGTGTTTCAACAATGGTGGCCATTGAAATCAGATCAATAGGCCAAACCATTCTTGCAGAAGATCAGCACCATGAAATGATGCCAATTCTGAAAGTGAAAGGTCATGAAAAGAAAGTTTTAAAGGGTCCATAGCGTTTTTTCTTTTCCCCTGCAGTCCACTTATGATATTTATGTGGGTTTGGGTTCCAAAATTAGGTTTAATACAATTCTAATTGACCGAGCATTTCGCCTCTGACCGAAACTGAATGTGTGAAGCCAAACCGACTaatatgtgtttgttttcatcacagaaccACTGAAGAGCTGttgataaaaatgactgacaatTCAGTTTTCCCTGAACATGACCCTTAGAAAAAATCAATTATTGACTTCTAAAAGGTCAGGTTCAGGACTGGACACTGGCTCCAAGTTTGACATACCATACAATAGCCTGTGCCCTGAGTATTGTgcttgtgctgtttttttctgtttatcaGACAATTGAATACTATCGTTAACTGGATCCACAGTGGTAAATGTTATACTATGTTAGTatctttgttgttgttattgttgttgttttggataCATTTTGCTTGTAGGTTTGAATATCCAAATGGGTGAGAGTGCTTTGGCTTAATTCCTAGGCAGTGAAAAAGTAGCAGAGCTTTAACAGGCTCAAAGCCAGATGCTCAAAAGACAAATGTGCTCAATATATGACAGGCAGCAGGAAGAAGCGCATGGCTAaatataaacaacaaaaaaagaattatGCCGTACTTCTGTATCTGCTAAACTGGAAAAAAATGATGTTAATGCATATTTATCATCTAAGGTAAGATTCATGTTGCAATAATTAACTGGATATTCtctatgtatttatatgtatttaaatcTGCTGTTATTTAATCTTGTATGATATTACTGTACATTATTGCCATGACCATTTATATCATTGCCTTTTtgttagggttttttttgttgttgttgttggcaTACACAAGTTGTTAACCTTGAGCCTATGAATGTCTTGTTTTGTGCCTTCTTTGACAAAAGATTGTCCATATGAAAACTATTATATTGCAATTTACGGTGttaataattagtaaataaGTTACATAATTAGGTACAAGCAGTAGATATGACAAAACAGATTCTCTGTGTTATTTGTTCTAAGTGAAAGTAAATTATGTATTTAGGACTATGATGTCCATGCTCAATCCAAAACACCATGGCCTCTAATAAAAGTCAGTGGTCCGCCAACATTTCTTCTGAGTGCAGAATATGTTTGCGTTCCTTAAAACTGTGCTGTGCTAAGATTACAAAGTTGTTTGTTTTCAGTGATAGCACGCCCTGCACGAAAGTGCATGATGCTGTGTCAGCAGATCTTGCTATGTCAGACAATGTCTTGGCACGTGGTTgtgtttcctcagctcctcctAAGACAGCATCTTAAAGAATTGAGGCTGATTACAAGGCTTAGGAGTGACCATAAAATGCATATGGACAGGCACATCCTCACAGAGCTGAAAACCAttacctgatttccaaaaggcataaagttacAGATTTCTGTAATATTTAAAGCAAGATGATTTTTGCTTTCCTCTGGCaatggctgcaacacaagcccaaaacaTTATCAACCCAATCCTCCCATTGCTCATTACGGCCAAAAGTTGACTTCaatcagtccacaggacttgtttCCAAAGTGCATCAGGCTTATTTGCATGCGCCATTGAAAACATCTGATGCTGAGATGTGTGGTGAGGAGGCAGGAAAAGtcttcttctgatgactctttcaTGAAGGCTATATTTATGCAGGTAGTAGTactgtgcaccaccactccagagtctgctaaatcttcttGAAGGTCGTTCTCGGTAACATTTTAATCACAAACCCAAAAAAGTCATGATATTGCCCCAAAATTCTGCTTTGCAAAGCCAAAGCAATTTCGATCTTTAGGGCATTCTTGACTGCACAGTTACGAGCGTCTTTGGAAGTCTGGCCTAGTAGCCTTGCAGGAATGCATGGCCCCTGCATAACAACCACTACAAAGccctgaaaaagagaaaagagagacgaACACAGAGTACagacccccccaaaaaagaggGTGACACGACTTCCAGTCAGCTCGCTGATGTCAAAGCCACTTTTAGAGCAATGACCTCACCCAACCTTTTCTACGGGCAAAATGTGTGAAAGGGAAGTAGtgtggagaagagaagatgaggaggagatgCTTTCCTTTGTCTGTATGAGTGTTTGGGTTTGCGTGTGAGCCACCCAAACAGAATGACTGAAGCTGGCTGGAAAAGGATAGTTTTCTCCTTACTACAACAACactgaaaagcaaaaaaaaaacccttcccTTTCTTTTCAGCAAAGTCCTCAGTCCATCTGGACTTCATTCAACATGACCACCTCTTCCAAAGTTGGTGATCCACTAGACAAAGCTGAAACCCTCGTAAAAATAAAGGAGCTAAAATGTCTACAGAAACTTCACTTGGTGCAAAGGTTTCTTTTACACTTACacattctttatggaaccaaaagtgcttctctTTTGGCATTACTCAAAGAGTGTACAGCATGACTAACGCTACAGGTCTACTGCATGTATTTTATGTACTTCTTGTCAGTATTTCAGGTAGTTTCTTTAAGTGGTTCTCAAGAAACAAGGAGGTTGGACTTTGAACTGGTGCTATAGGACCCTGTCCACCCACCCAGACCCTAACCTCAActgaaaggaaaacaaaggGCAGGGAAAACGACATGGCATTCTGGAGTATTTTTGGAGAGTTCAGTACTGATATGCTTAACCTCCTCTTGCATGTTTTACAGTGTCAGCCAGCTCTTATCTACCAGCCTAAGGGCGATCTCCTCTTAGGTGAGACAGACGATGGGGAGACAGCATAAGTGCTGCCACTAcccacacatacccacacacacacacacacacacactttcaccccCTCTCCAAATATTTCCCCTCCACTTCTCCTCATTCTTCTCTCAACGGTTTGCCTTTCCCTCCGGAAAATCGTTAACAGTCGCCCAGTGATTATGTTTTCATTGGTTAAAGGTatgcgcaaaaaaaaaaaaaaagatgaacgAGACTCCGGGATCATTAATCTTGAGTGTGTGGCTGGGAGAGATAGACAGCGGAAGGGGCTACTTATGGAAAAGTGCCAAGGCGTTCTATGGCTGGGTTGTGTAAATAGTGGGAGTTTAAATCtctgttattagaacttcaaaATCGATAGTTTTCACCACTGGAAATGGTAAAACGCAGGTGCACCATGTAACCGGTTCACTTTTAGCAGCTGCTCATGCATTGCTATAAAACAATGATGAAATTAATGCATATATCATTTTTTGTCATGACTAGACCGTGCTAAAGTCACAAaggtcttttattttttaacttaagtCAAACAAGTGGacacacaaaaaacaataatgacaataataacaataattgaTGGCTGTTTTATTAAagcttctattatttatttcactttCTTTTTACTTACACCAGAAGAACTTCTATCTAATCTCACAAAAATCTTGTGAAAAACATAATTAATGGCTGTTTggactggaaatgaaataagAGATGGGAGGTATCTGGTcaggtatttatttttacactgtACTGAATCACcacagtatttctattttacacacattacacacacgcATGAAAATGCCAGTATCCCTTTACATTGAG contains:
- the nuak1a gene encoding NUAK family SNF1-like kinase 1 — translated: MEPGCGEQQQPAAADTPLPVDFPPGEMPPSLALRRGSSVKKHHHKHNLKHRYELLETLGRGTYGKVKKAVEKHTGRVVAIKSIRKEKIKDEQDMVHIRREIEIMSSLRHPHIISIYEVFENKDKIVIVMEYASKGELYDYISERRKLSERETRHFFRQIVSAVHHCHKNGVVHRDLKLENVLLDENCNIKIADFGLSNLYHKDKLLQTFCGSPLYASPEIVNGRPYRGPEVDSWALGVLLYTLVYGTMPFDGGDHKRLIRQISNGEYREPPQSSDARGLIRWMLMVNPDRRATVEDIANHWWVNWGWKTSVCDCQTQRENSSPMLARFIDWQNRTDTQPGKAAHTDIVANTTGLTPARRLRKSSKENDGGTRAVTEEKPGLKRPKGILKTRASSGDQRSQSLCEVELRRSICYQDVEVTSSPEREDTLGGSPAKIMPSLPKKGILKNNQQRESGYYSSPERSESSELLGGSVVLPPNGSPPKRAARKGILKRNGKYSAHSALSSMGVHGESHVPDSGLSRSQSRPSSIVSEEMGLSIGMDWPHTSPNPNIRGCLSAEDLLQMAGFRGLQAAVPLHGAKVNRSPPGSPGDNGSFSLLGDLDDVTQVYQQALNISNQLS